The following coding sequences are from one Rutidosis leptorrhynchoides isolate AG116_Rl617_1_P2 chromosome 11, CSIRO_AGI_Rlap_v1, whole genome shotgun sequence window:
- the LOC139876777 gene encoding uncharacterized protein — MHQKKSEVQIGKDSSGVSSDFNPNPTILSSQFSIYPPHKFPIFQSPPRPPSPSPSPESSSSLLLLSSPEDNSNSKVKNFSDEVVSTTGVTTNPNPNFNSNHQHHIVIDDIEFDPFAAPTPKSTPHKRPLFSQTTATSSSSNPFTKSPILSNFSKNYPFSSKQHYSKRFCNTKAAVFHLLHRLRHIRRLRTHLRLILLLSLPFFYFLVSHPSRSFLLDFLSAFAFSTALLFSLNLALPRLPSIRLFLARSFPLKLYPSSHSSRSHLPVFWSIGSRQKGDKRGNSGCWVQAYNNGDVYEGEFHKGKCSGCGVYYYYMSGRYEGDWVDGKYDGYGMETWARGSRYRGQYRNGLRHGFGVYRFYTGDVYAGEWSNGQSHGCGIHTCEDGSRYVGEFKWGVKHGLGHYHFRNGDTYAGEYFADKMHGFGVYTFANGHRYEGSWHEGKRQGLGMYTFRNGETQSGHWQNGVLDVPSSQSAMYPVSPVAVYHSKVLNAIQEARRAAEKAYDVAKVDERVNRAVAGANRAANAARVAAIKAVQKQMHHRPNNDGLPIPVVQNFHRLSTQLSV; from the exons ATGCATCAAAAGAAATCTGAAGTTCAGATCGGAAAAGATAGCTCTGGTGTCTCTTCCGATTTCAACCCTAATCCTACTATTCTTTCTTCCCAATTTTCAATTTACCCCCCTCATAAATTCCCAATTTTTCAATCACCCCCTCGTCCTCCGTCACCGTCGCCGTCGCCGGAATCTTCATCTTCGTTGCTGCTTCTATCGTCGCCGGaagataatagtaatagtaaagtTAAAAACTTTAGTGATGAGGTTGTTAGTACAACTGGAGTAAcaacaaaccctaaccctaattttaaTTCTAATCATCAACATCATATTGTAATTGATGATATTGAATTTGATCCGTTTGCTGCACCCACACCTAAATCTACTCCTCATAAAAGACCTCTGTTTTCTCAAACAACAGCAACTTCTTCATCTTCTAATCCATTTACAAAGTCACCAATTTTGTCGAATTTTTCTAAGAACTATCCGTTTTCGTCGAAACAACATTACTCTAAACGGTTTTGTAACACGAAAGCTGCTGTTTTTCATCTTCTTCATCGGTTACGACACATCCGCCGGTTACGGACCCATCTTCGGTTAATCTTGTTACTGTCTTTACCCTTTTTTTACTTCTTGGTTTCGCACCCTAGTCGTTCGTTCCTGCTCGATTTCTTATCGGCGTTTGCGTTTTCAACTGCGTTGTTGTTTTCGCTCAATCTTGCTTTACCTAGATTGCCTTCGATTCGATTGTTTCTTGCGAGATCTTTTCCACTTAAGCTGTATCCGTCATCACATTCGTCAAGATCACATTTACCTGTGTTTTGGTCAATTGGGTCGAGACAAAAAGGGGATAAAAGGGGTAATTCGGGTTGTTGGGTACAAGCATACAACAATGGTGATGTGTACGAAGGTGAATTTCACAAGGGTAAGTGTTCGGGTTGCGGGGTGTATTATTATTACATGAGTGGACGATATGAAGGTGATTGGGTTGATGGGAAATATGATGGATATGGTATGGAAACGTGGGCCCGAGGAAGTCGGTATCGGGGACAATATCGTAATGGTTTGAGACACGGGTTTGGTGTGTATAGGTTTTATACGGGTGATGTTTATGCGGGTGAATGGTCAAACGGTCAAAGTCATGGATGTGGTATTCATACTTGCGAAGATGGTAGTCGTTATGTGGGTGAATTCAAGTGGGGCGTTAAACATGGCCTTGGTCACTACCATTTCAG GAATGGGGATACGTATGCGGGTGAATATTTTGCAGATAAGATGCATGGTTTTGGAGTATATACTTTTGCAAATGGTCATAGATATGAAGGATCATGGCATGAAGGAAAAAGACAGGGATTAGGAATGTACACTTTTAGAAATGGAGAGACTCAATCTGGACACTGGCAAAATGGGGTGCTCGATGTCCCAAGTTCACAGAGTGCAATGTATCCTGTATCACCCGTTGCCGTTTATCATTCTAAAGTTCTTAATGCTATTCAG GAAGCAAGAAGAGCGGCTGAGAAAGCGTACGATGTAGCCAAAGTCGACGAAAGAGTAAACAGGGCGGTAGCAGGGGCCAATAGAGCCGCCAATGCCGCTAGGGTAGCTGCAATAAAAGCAGTACAGAAACAGATGCACCACCGCCCTAACAATGACGGACTTCCTATTCCAGTCGTGCAGAACTTTCATCGTCTATCAACTCAACTGTCGGTATGA